From Pristiophorus japonicus isolate sPriJap1 chromosome 7, sPriJap1.hap1, whole genome shotgun sequence, one genomic window encodes:
- the LOC139266582 gene encoding golgin subfamily A member 6-like protein 25 produces the protein MLEEEEEAALEEVEALEEEEEALEEEEEVLKEEEVALVEEEVLEEEEEALEEEVALEEETSEGLEKALEDEQKALEQEMLEKEEEVLEEEEEALEVVLKEEAMKEEEEQEALEEKEEEALEEEQEALEEEEALEKEHEEVLEEEEVLDENEEMLEEEEYALEEEEEALEEVEVVQEEEKEEALEEDVLEQEQEEEALEEEDEKEDVLEEEENEEALEEKEVLEDEEVLEEEVLEEEEEEVLEEEEEEVLEEENVLEEDEVLEEEEEVVEEEALEENEVIEEEVLEEEEEALEAQEALEEEEVLEEEEEALDKEEEEALAEEEILEEEEKEEKLGEEEVLAEEEWLEE, from the exons atgctggaggaggaggaggaggcggcgttGGAAGAGGTGGAAGcattggaggaggaagaggaggcactagaggaggaggaggag gtgctgaaggaggaggaggtggcgctggtggaggaggaggtgctggaggaggaggaggaggcgctggaGGAGGAGGTGGCGTTGGAGGAGGAAACATCGGAGGGGCTGGAGAAGGCGTTGGAGGATGAACAGAAGGCGCTGGAGCAGGAGAtgctggagaaggaggaggaggtgctggaggaagaggaggaggcgttGGAGGTGGTGCTGAAGGAAGAGGcgatgaaggaggaggaggagcaggaggcattggaggagaaggaggaggaggcattggaggaggagcaG gaggcgttggaggaggaggaggcactggagaaggagcatgaggaggttctggaggaggaggaggtgctggatGAGAACGAGGagatgctggaggaggaggagtatgcgctagaggaggaggaggaggcattagaggaggtggaggtggtgcaggaggaggagaaggaggaggcgttggaggaggatgtgctggagcaggagcaggaggag gaggcattggaggaagaggacgagaaagaggatgtgctggaggaggaggagaatgaggaagcaCTGGAGGAGAAAGAGGTGCTAGAGGATGAGGAGGTGCTGGAGgaagaggtgctggaggaggaggaggaggaggtgctggaggaggaggaggaggaggtgttggaggaggagaacGTGCTGGAGGAAgatgaggtgttggaggaggaggaggag gtggtggaggaggaggcgctggaggagaacgaggtgattgaggaggaggtgctggaggaggaagaggaggcgctGGAGGCGcaggaggcattggaggaggaggaagtgctggaggaggaggaggaggcactggataaggaggaggaagaggcgctGGCAGAGGAGGAgattctggaggaggaggagaaggaggagaaactGGGGGAGGAGGAAGTGCTGGCGGAGGAGGAGTGGCTGGAGGAGTAG